A window of the Buchnera aphidicola (Tetraneura ulmi) genome harbors these coding sequences:
- the hscB gene encoding Fe-S protein assembly co-chaperone HscB, translated as MKNYFDIFNLPISFQIDIKILTERFYNLQKKYHPDFHIYEDKKTKINIINKSIKINHAYQVLIDPIKRAEYLIYLNNLILKKEKNNKYNLDFLKKHIKLCEELEILKRSSNKSEKKIRFFLKKIDNLILYYLNKIEKKIINKDWIIASKILEKLFFLKRIKCSTIEEIKYLNK; from the coding sequence ATGAAAAATTATTTTGACATTTTCAATTTACCTATATCATTTCAAATAGATATAAAAATTCTAACTGAAAGATTCTATAATCTTCAAAAGAAGTATCATCCTGATTTTCATATTTATGAAGATAAAAAAACAAAAATAAATATAATAAATAAATCTATTAAAATTAATCATGCATATCAAGTTTTAATTGATCCTATAAAAAGAGCTGAATATCTTATATATTTGAATAATTTAATTCTAAAAAAAGAAAAAAATAATAAATATAATTTAGATTTTTTAAAAAAACATATAAAATTATGTGAAGAATTAGAAATTCTTAAAAGATCTTCTAATAAAAGTGAAAAAAAAATACGTTTTTTTTTAAAAAAAATTGATAATTTAATTCTTTATTATTTAAATAAAATCGAAAAAAAAATTATAAATAAAGATTGGATAATAGCTTCAAAAATATTAGAAAAATTATTTTTTTTAAAAAGAATAAAATGTTCTACAATAGAAGAAATTAAATACCTAAATAAATAA
- a CDS encoding Hsp70 family protein, giving the protein MSKIVLKKKLCIGFDLGTTNSLAARFSSNKIKILKDKNGQKLLPSVVKYEKNKILVGWNALKNYKGNKENIIFSIKRLIGLSKEKIKILYPKLPYSYKEDSNNEICIKTIQGFIKISTITSQILSVLKKRVINQFNREIDHSVITVPAYFDNKQRKEIKKSAFLAGLTNVRLLNEPTSAAIAYGCNLKKKELVAIYDLGGGTFDFSLLKLENDVFEVLTTTGNSHLGGDDFDFLLIEYIFKKYFKLLIDNEKIKKKIFSRVKFLKKELSFKKKVSFKIQNFLIEITRNEFNKLIEPLVKKTLMICKRALISVDIRIDKINEIILVGGSTHIPIIQKKIELFFKKKPLSSINPEEAVVIGSAIHSENLSGNISKKKKFLLIDVLHLSLGIEVMGGIVEKIIKKNTKLPTECTKIFTNFQDNQTSIKIHILQGEGKLVKDCRSLFCFSLSGITPQLAGINRIFINFKIDNDGLLHVSVVDKISKNKKNMTINTIDDFNILK; this is encoded by the coding sequence ATGTCTAAAATTGTTCTAAAAAAGAAACTATGTATTGGATTTGATTTAGGAACAACAAATTCTTTAGCAGCAAGATTTTCTTCTAATAAAATTAAAATACTAAAAGATAAAAATGGTCAAAAATTATTACCTTCAGTTGTTAAATATGAAAAAAATAAAATCTTAGTTGGTTGGAACGCATTAAAGAATTATAAAGGAAACAAAGAAAATATAATTTTTTCTATCAAAAGATTAATAGGATTATCAAAAGAAAAAATAAAAATTTTATATCCTAAACTACCATATTCTTATAAAGAAGACAGTAACAATGAAATTTGTATTAAAACAATACAAGGATTTATAAAAATTTCTACTATTACTAGTCAAATTCTATCGGTATTGAAAAAAAGGGTAATAAATCAATTTAATAGAGAAATTGATCATTCAGTGATAACTGTTCCAGCTTATTTTGATAACAAACAAAGAAAAGAAATAAAAAAATCAGCTTTTTTAGCTGGATTAACAAATGTACGACTACTAAATGAACCTACTTCGGCTGCTATTGCGTATGGATGTAATTTAAAAAAAAAAGAATTAGTTGCAATTTATGATTTGGGAGGAGGAACTTTTGATTTTTCTTTATTAAAATTAGAAAATGATGTTTTTGAAGTATTAACGACAACTGGAAATTCTCATTTAGGTGGAGATGATTTCGATTTTTTATTAATAGAATATATATTTAAAAAATACTTTAAGTTATTGATTGATAATGAAAAAATTAAAAAAAAAATATTTTCAAGAGTAAAATTTTTAAAAAAAGAACTTTCTTTTAAAAAAAAAGTATCATTTAAAATTCAAAATTTTTTAATTGAAATTACTAGAAATGAATTCAATAAATTAATTGAACCATTAGTAAAAAAAACGTTAATGATTTGTAAAAGAGCATTAATTTCTGTTGATATTCGAATAGATAAAATTAATGAAATTATATTAGTAGGCGGTTCTACTCATATTCCTATAATTCAAAAAAAGATAGAATTATTTTTTAAAAAAAAACCACTTTCTTCTATTAATCCAGAAGAAGCAGTTGTAATAGGATCTGCTATTCATTCTGAGAATCTTTCAGGAAATATTAGTAAAAAAAAGAAGTTTTTATTAATTGATGTACTACATTTATCTTTAGGAATTGAGGTAATGGGAGGAATCGTTGAAAAAATAATCAAAAAAAATACAAAATTACCAACTGAATGTACTAAAATTTTTACTAATTTTCAAGATAACCAAACTTCAATTAAAATACATATTTTACAAGGAGAAGGAAAATTGGTAAAAGATTGTCGTTCTTTGTTTTGTTTTTCATTATCAGGAATAACTCCTCAATTAGCTGGAATTAATAGAATTTTCATTAATTTTAAAATTGATAATGACGGTTTACTACATGTTAGTGTAGTAGATAAAATTAGCAAAAATAAAAAAAATATGACCATTAATACTATTGATGATTTCAATATTTTAAAATAG
- the fdx gene encoding ISC system 2Fe-2S type ferredoxin, which translates to MIKIVFLPHKIILPKGKIIFVKSGETILDTALSHNINIDHACEKSCACSTCHCIVEKGFSSLSIMEEKEEDLLDKAWGLTEFSRLACQAKIGNENLEIRIPFYSLNYVKEK; encoded by the coding sequence ATGATTAAAATAGTGTTTTTACCACATAAAATAATATTACCTAAAGGAAAAATAATTTTTGTAAAATCTGGAGAAACTATATTAGATACTGCTTTGTCCCATAATATCAATATAGATCATGCTTGTGAAAAGTCATGTGCATGTAGTACTTGTCATTGTATAGTAGAAAAAGGTTTTTCTTCATTATCTATTATGGAAGAAAAAGAAGAAGATTTATTAGATAAAGCTTGGGGGTTGACAGAATTTAGTAGGTTAGCTTGCCAAGCTAAAATAGGAAATGAAAATTTAGAAATAAGAATACCTTTTTATTCATTAAATTATGTAAAAGAAAAATAA